Within the Thermodesulfobacteriota bacterium genome, the region ATCAATAGTCTTCCAGCCGGTCAGAGCGGTCCATTTTCGGCCTTAATCTTTCTCTTTAGGCTCCCTCCATCCTGTAAGAGGAACCAGCAACCCTTTCTCCACATCAGATTTGAAAAATCTGCATTGTTTTCCACCTATATGGTCACCTTTCTTAAAGGTGATTGGAGGACAAAGACCTTTTGTATCAAAATCCCTGAAGCCCTCCAGAGACTCCACCATCGTATCGTAATTCAGTTCTTTCCCTGCCCTTTTCATAGCCTCTGTATAGATCATTGCATTAATCCAGCCCTCAGTATAAAATTTATTTCGCATCCCTTTACCCGGCTGGTATTTTTCAGCAATCTCCCTTAACGTGGTCATCCCACGACCTTCATCATACCAGGAATTAATATAATGAACCCCTATGAATTTCTCCGCTGCCTTACCCGCCAATTTCACGATTTCCTCGAAAGAAGCAGCATATCCCCCGAGAAAAGCAGGGTCAAATGAATACTTCCTTGCCTCCCTCAACAACACCACGGTAGTTCCGATCTCCTGATGGGCTATTACATTCTTGAGTTTATTTTTCTTTAACTTAAGAATCTGAGAGGTAGCATCGAGGGCACCCGGGTTTAGTACCTCATTATATATTTGGATGTCATACAACTTGGCCTGTTCTCTGGCTGCGGAAAGGCCATTTCTGCCGTAGTCATTGTCAAAGGTAGTAAAACCGATCCTCGATCCCTTTCCCTTTAAGTCATTGGCTATGTAGTCGACGGTTGTTCTAATCCCATCCTCATAAGGGAGCGCCATAACGAAGATATATTTCTTCTCCTTCCACATTCTGGATATGCTCAGGGTTATAACCGGAACTTTCAATTTATCAATCTGTGCTGATAAGGCTACTGTTTGCGGGGTTCCTGCGGGCCCGAGAAGAGCCAGTACCCTATCCCTGTACAGGAGTTTTTTGAAGGCTGCCATAGCTACGGGAATAGAATAGCGGTCATCTTCAACAATTAATTTTACTTTTCTTCCATTAATTCCACCCTGCTCATTTACGTACCGGAAGTAATTTCTTGCCGCTTCAAGGTAGGGTATAGTGTTTACAGCAATAGGGCCTGTAAGATCAACTATTACCCCAAGTTCAATAGTGTCGTCTGTTACCCCTCTTGCTTCTTTAGCATAAGTAAATTTGCCTGAAGACAATAAAACCGTTAAACTTAAAACAAATCCGATTATAAAAAAATTCTTGGCATTCATCCCTTTCTCCTATCCTTTTCATCTCTCTGGTCAGTTTTAATAAAGCTTACTACCTCCAGGTACTCTTGATTCATCCCGTAAGTGGTTATTTTCTTAACATCTTTAAGCCTCATCCTCTCGTTCTACTGGACAACCATTAATCAACAGCCTTCCAGCCGGTCAGAGCGGTCCATTTTCGGCTGATGGGGTCGGCCTTGTATATCTTCCATGAGTTTCCACCTTTATGGCTGGTAGAACTATAGGTGATAGGACCACAGAGTCCACCAGTATCATAGTTTTTGATGCCCTCAAGGGCACTTATCAGAGCTTCTTCGTCCAGATTCTTCCCGGCCCTCTTGAGACCCTCTACCAGCATGTTAATACAGATCCATGTGTGTGTGTACATGCTACCCCTAGGGGTTTTCCCCGTTCCCGGGTGATACTGGAGTGTTATTTTTCTCATGGTTTCTACACCATGCCCTTCACCGTCCCACTGAGATGTGGCATGGACAGAGTAGAATTGGTTTGCTGCTTCACCAATTAGGTTTATATCCTCCGCAATCATCGCCCCCCAACTGCCGAAGACCGGTATCTTTAATCCATACTTCCTTAAATCCTTGAGCAGGGGAACTGTTGTTGTCGGAATGGTTCCGACATGGACTACGGCATTTGCCTGGTACCTTTTTATGTTCATTACCTGCGAGCTCGCATCAATAGCCCCCGGATTCAGTACTTCTTTCGTTACAGGCGTTAAATTGTATTTCTTGAGCCTCTCTATTGTAGGTACAAGGTCAATCTTCCCTGTCTCAGTGTCAGGATATACTACTGCAATCATGGGATCCTTCAGTTTGAAGTCTTTTATCATATAGTCGACAAGAAGCTTCACCTGTCCCGGATAGATATCCATGACGCCAAATATGTACCTCTTTGCCGGGCTAAAAGCTACCTCAGGCATTACAATCGACATGGTCGGTAGCTTTTCTTTCTCGATGTGCTTCCACAAAACGTTAAGGCAACTGGCAGATCCGGGTCCTATCATAGTAAAAACCTTATCTCTATATACCAGCTTTTTAAGAGCCGCAAGGGCAGGTGGGATTGAATAACGGTCATCCTCTATACATAGGTCCAACTGCCTGCCATTGACACCACCGTGATCGTTGATATACCTGACATAAGTCCTTGCCGCCTCAGTTACCTGGACACCAAGATTTGCTGTGGGGCCTGTTATACCAAAAATAATACCTATCTTTATTGCCCTGTTTGTTACCCCTCGTACTTCAGCATTAACAGGTTGTGCACAGAATAGAGTCAAAACTGTAAACAAAGCTACAACCACCACAAGAATATTTTTCATCATGAACCTCCTCCTTTATATAGAATAGCTTTCTCAGCCCTTTTCGCTAGTGGGA harbors:
- a CDS encoding ABC transporter substrate-binding protein — encoded protein: MNAKNFFIIGFVLSLTVLLSSGKFTYAKEARGVTDDTIELGVIVDLTGPIAVNTIPYLEAARNYFRYVNEQGGINGRKVKLIVEDDRYSIPVAMAAFKKLLYRDRVLALLGPAGTPQTVALSAQIDKLKVPVITLSISRMWKEKKYIFVMALPYEDGIRTTVDYIANDLKGKGSRIGFTTFDNDYGRNGLSAAREQAKLYDIQIYNEVLNPGALDATSQILKLKKNKLKNVIAHQEIGTTVVLLREARKYSFDPAFLGGYAASFEEIVKLAGKAAEKFIGVHYINSWYDEGRGMTTLREIAEKYQPGKGMRNKFYTEGWINAMIYTEAMKRAGKELNYDTMVESLEGFRDFDTKGLCPPITFKKGDHIGGKQCRFFKSDVEKGLLVPLTGWREPKEKD
- a CDS encoding ABC transporter substrate-binding protein; translation: MMKNILVVVVALFTVLTLFCAQPVNAEVRGVTNRAIKIGIIFGITGPTANLGVQVTEAARTYVRYINDHGGVNGRQLDLCIEDDRYSIPPALAALKKLVYRDKVFTMIGPGSASCLNVLWKHIEKEKLPTMSIVMPEVAFSPAKRYIFGVMDIYPGQVKLLVDYMIKDFKLKDPMIAVVYPDTETGKIDLVPTIERLKKYNLTPVTKEVLNPGAIDASSQVMNIKRYQANAVVHVGTIPTTTVPLLKDLRKYGLKIPVFGSWGAMIAEDINLIGEAANQFYSVHATSQWDGEGHGVETMRKITLQYHPGTGKTPRGSMYTHTWICINMLVEGLKRAGKNLDEEALISALEGIKNYDTGGLCGPITYSSTSHKGGNSWKIYKADPISRKWTALTGWKAVD